In Primulina eburnea isolate SZY01 chromosome 3, ASM2296580v1, whole genome shotgun sequence, one DNA window encodes the following:
- the LOC140825815 gene encoding 1-phosphatidylinositol-3-phosphate 5-kinase FAB1B-like isoform X1 has product MDTPDSKKVSEIVDVVKSWIPRMPEPANMSRDFWMPDQSCRVCYECDSQFNIFNRRHHCRLCGRVFCAKCSANSVSLSSDVLKSGQEDGDRIRVCNYCFKQWKQGSTNGDLMAASSPGPSLSPSSSSLISTPSSCRTCNSGCSAGSIGYSMGPFQHVSCDIGPSPCQSEQTDSKSGRQNLATSLRRLDYVDAVDSYTEQFGSYCRSDDEDDSYPSHVSHSGAICLSTSDVCYSTINCGGDKSVYQPHEVHPNDENGDSTYNSTLFPENFESQGVDNATKLGEEEEQNDAQHGTPPVNVLNAVENESMDYENNDLLWLPPEPENDDDEREALLSDDDDANEDAGGEWGYLRSGSFGGGECRSRDRSNEEHRESMKRVVGGHFRALITQLLQAENLPVGDHNMEESWLDIITKLSWEAATFLKPDTSMGGGMDPGGYVKVKCIACGHRNESMVARGVVCKKNVAHRRMTSKISKARLLLLGGALEYQRVSNHLSSFDTLLQQEMDHLKMAVTKIDVHHPNVLLVEKSVSRYAQDYLLAKEISLVLNIKRPLLERIARCTGAQIVPSIDHLSAPKLGYCEFFHVEKFMEDLGSAGQGGKKLTKTLMFFEGCPRPLGCTVLLKGASGDELKKVKNVIHYSVFAAYHLSLETSFLADEGASLPEFHLTSPIKVALPDKPSSFERSITMVQNNNLHPTEKPQGFHQPSCQSKNNLFLDIRQSSRIVPMSETEPRGCARSANFASAVGNTDSIPLQEHISDADSYKETSGLGFRECYAAKTPLNQIGEMKGKDNLVSNHIFSPEVSRQRFGFSYAHGNKLPLHLNSYELTSLGQDSIDIHGELTSSKEEFLPSPSDHQSILVSLSTRCVWNGSVCERAHLFRIKYYGCFDKPLGRYLWDNLFDQGYRCHSCEMPSEAHIYCYTHQQGSLTISVKKLPEFLLPGEREGKIWMWHRCLRCPRTNGFPPATKRVVMSDAAWGLSFGKFLELSFSNHAAASRVASCGHSLHRDCLRFYGFGRMVACFRYAPINVHRVYLPPSKLEFNHKKQEWIQKELDEVSSKARLFFTEVLEVLPQISEKMAKRACAKAPESVQQIAELELMLQKEKEDFEESLRCIFNKEAKSGLPEIDILEINRLRRELILRTYVWDQRLIHVSRSNFLGWSNSVPQLTEKPGKSWERPTGIDVSPRLGRGFSSCDSSLENFKPDSEVAGKELGQVNSGFEIDKSVDMSLIESDIKKPDSCQCSGSSLTRKPDIPEIGKSVRRARSVGQFPTVESLSDNLDAAWTGNLPPASMVFEENEIGSPNLLSRSSTPGIVSTSAEPAESNFDSGKSMAEDIHTLPAKSRSDVDNPNSWIGMPFSTLNQSFNKNSSPNALQLFKISDYYPVYISSLRELLCWGGARLLLPLASSDIVVPVYDDEPTSIISYALVSPDYKNLMSEEPERLWKDSLGSSSTLSILEPFNLFSPHSFDETPSESLRTLGSTDESILSSGSRSFSGLDPLLVPNALHARISFSDDGPPGKVKYNVTCYFAKRFEALRKACSASELDFIRSLSRCKKWGAQGGKSNVFFAKTLDDRFIIKQVTKTELESFFKFAPSYFKYLSESLKTGCPTCLAKILGIYQVTSKYLKGGKESKLDVLVMENLLFNRNITQLYDLKGSARSRYNPDSSGNNKVLLDQNLLEAMRTSPIFLGTKAKRLLERAVWNDTSFLASIDVMDYSLLVGVDDEKHELVLGIIDFMRQYTWDKHLETWVKASGILGGPKNASPTVISPKQYKKRFRKAMSAYFLMVPDQWSSSIPDSGSISEQSEENIQEKVPTKS; this is encoded by the exons ATGGATACTCCTGATAGTAAGAAAGTTTCTGAGATAGTTGACGTTGTGAAATCATGGATTCCTCGGATGCCAGAACCTGCAAACATGTCCAGGGATTTCTGGATGCCAGACCAGAGCTGCCGCGTGTGCTACGAGTGTGATTCCCAATTCAATATTTTTAATCGCAGGCATCATTGTCGACTGTGTGGGCGGGTTTTCTGTGCCAAGTGCTCTGCGAACTCTGTTTCCTTGTCTTCCGATGTGCTCAAGAGTGGTCAGGAAGACGGGGATAGGATTAGGGTTTGTAATTATTGCTTCAAGCAATGGAAACAAGGATCAACTAATGGTGATTTGATGGCTGCATCAAGTCCTGGACCCAGTCTGTCTCCCTCATCCTCAAGTTTGATTAGCACTCCATCTAGTTGTCGCACCTGTAATAGTGGCTGCTCTGCTGGTTCAATTGGATATTCAATGGGACCCttccagcatgtttcatgtgatATTGGTCCAAGCCCGTGTCAGTCTGAGCAGACGGATTCTAAGTCTGGAAGGCAAAATTTGGCAACAAGCCTTAGAAGGCTTGACTATGTTGATGCTGTGGATTCTTATACCGAACAGTTTGGATCTTACTGCAG AAGTGATgatgaggatgatagctaccCTTCACATGTATCACATTCTGGGGCTATTTGCTTGAGCACTTCGGATGTGTGTTACAGTACAATCAACTGTGGGGGGGATAAAAGCGTATACCAGCCACATGAAGTGCACCCTAATGATGAAAATGGGGATTCAACTTATAATTCGACTCTGTTTCCTGAAAATTTTGAGTCGCAGGGAGTGGATAACGCGACAAAGCTTGGGGAAGAAGAAGAGCAAAATGATGCACAGCATGGCACTCCACCTGTTAATGTTTTGAATGCCGTTGAAAATGAATCTATGGATTATGAAAATAATGATCTGCTATGGTTACCTCCTGAGCCTGAAAATGACGATGACGAGAGAGAAGCTCTTttatctgatgatgatgatgctaATGAGGATGCTGGGGGAGAATGGGGTTACCTACGCTCTGGCAGCTTTGGTGGTGGAGAATGCCGAAGTAGAGATAGATCAAATGAGGAGCATCGTGAGAGTATGAAAAGAGTAGTTGGCGGGCATTTCAGAGCTTTGATAACTCAACTTCTGCAGGCTGAAAACCTACCTGTTGGCGACCATAATATGGAAGAAAGCTGGTTGGACATTATAACTAAGTTATCATGGGAAGCTGCTACTTTTCTAAAGCCAGACACAAGTATGGGCGGGGGAATGGATCCTGGAGGATATGTTAAGGTTAAGTGCATTGCTTGTGGGCATCGAAATGAGAG TATGGTTGCCAGAGGGGTCGTTTGTAAGAAAAACGTGGCTCATAGACGAATGACTTCAAAAATTTCCAAAGCACGTTTACTACTGCTTGGTGGTGCGTTGGAGTACCAACGGGTTTCTAACCATTTGTCAAGTTTTGATACTTTATTACAGCAG GAAATGGACCATTTGAAAATGGCTGTAACAAAAATTGATGTACACCACCCCAATGTTCTTTTGGTAGAAAAATCAGTTTCCAGATATGCACAAGATTATCTTCTTGCAAAAGAGATATCTCTTGTTCTTAATATCAAGAGGCCCCTTTTAGAGCGTATAGCGCGCTGCACTGGTGCACAAATAGTTCCTTCAATAGATCATCTTTCAGCTCCAAAATTAGGGTACTGTGAATTTTTCCACGTGGAAAAGTTTATGGAAGATCTTGGAAGTGCCGGTCAGGGCGGGAAAAAGTTAACAAAAACGCTGATGTTTTTTGAAGGCTGCCCTAGGCCATTGGGATGTACT GTTTTACTCAAGGGTGCCAGTGGGGATGAGTTGAAGAAAGTGAAAAATGTTATCCACTATAGTGTTTTTGCTGCCTATCACTTATCTCTAGAGACATCGTTTCTTGCTGATGAAGGTGCTTCTCTGCCAGAATTCCATTTGACATCTCCAATCAAGGTTGCACTGCCTGATAAACCCTCAAGCTTTGAAAGGTCCATAACTATGGTACAGAACAACAATCTTCATCCTACTGAAAAACCTCAAGGGTTCCATCAGCCTAGCTGTCAGTCTAAGAACAACCTGTTTCTTGATATCAGACAATCGTCTAGAATAGTTCCCATGTCTGAGACAGAGCCTCGAGGCTGTGCTCGAAGTGCCAATTTTGCATCTGCCGTGGGTAATACTGACTCTATACCTCTGCAGGAGCATATCTCTGATGCTGATTCCTACAAGGAGACAAGTGGTCTGGGTTTCAGAGAATGTTATGCAGCTAAAACGCCTTTGAATCAAATAGGTGAAATGAAGGGAAAAGATAATCTAGTTTCTAACCACATTTTCAGCCCAGAGGTTTCTAGACAGAGATTTGGCTTTTCTTATGCTCATGGAAATAAACTGCCTTTGCATTTGAACAGTTATGAATTGACATCTTTGGGACAGGATAGCATTGATATTCATGGGGAGTTAACATCGTCGAAGGAAGAGTTTCTTCCCTCACCATCTGATCATCAGAGCATTCTGGTCTCTCTTTCGACAAGATGTGTGTGGAATGGAAGTGTATGTGAGCGTGCTCATCTGTTTCGAATCAAATACTATGGATGCTTTGATAAACCTTTGGGTCGATATCTTTGGGATAATTTGTTTGACCAG GGATACCGGTGTCACTCATGTGAAATGCCATCAGAAGCACATATTTATTGCTATACTCATCAACAAGGCAGCCTTACAATTTCTGTAAAAAAGCTTCCAGAATTCCTTTTGCCTGGTGAGCGAGAAGGAAAGATTTGGATGTGGCATCGGTGCCTACGTTGTCCGAGGACCAATGGTTTTCCTCCTGCCACCAAAAGAGTGGTTATGTCAGATGCTGCCTGGGGTTTATCTTTTGGAAAATTTTTGGAACTTAGTTTTTCAAATCATGCTGCTGCAAGCAGGGTTGCTAGCTGTGGTCATTCTCTTCATAGAGATTGTCTTCGATTTTATGG TTTCGGGAGGATGGTAGCATGCTTCCGGTATGCTCCCATCAATGTTCATCGTGTTTATCTCCCACCCTCAAAACTTGAATTTAATCATAAAAAACAGGAGTGGATACAGAAAGAACTCGACGAG GTCAGCAGCAAGGCACGTCTTTTTTTCACTGAGGTATTGGAAGTTCTGCCTCAAATATCTGAAAAAATGGCTAAACGAGCTTGCGCGAAAGCACCTGAATCAGTTCAGCAGATTGCAGAACTGGAATTGATGCTTCAGAAGGAAAAGGAAGATTTTGAG GAGTCACTGCGGTGCATTTTCAACAAGGAGGCTAAATCTGGTCTGCCGGAAATTGACATTCTTGAGATCAACAGACTCAGAAGGGAGTTAATTTTGCGCACTTACGTCTGGGACCAGCGTTTGATACATGTTTCTAGATCTAATTTTCTAGGTTGGAGCAACTCAGTACCACAGCTGACAGAGAAGCCTGGCAAATCATGGGAAAGACCAACTGGGATAGATGTGTCTCCCAGGTTAGGGAGAGGCTTCAGTAGCTGTGATTCTTCTCTTGAAAATTTTAAGCCTGATAGCGAAGTTGCTGGGAAAGAGCTTGGCCAAGTCAACTCAGGTTTTGAGATTGATAAATCAGTAGACATGAGTTTGATTGAGAGCGATATAAAGAAACCTGACAGTTGTCAATGTTCTGGCTCAAGTTTGACAAGGAAGCCAGACATCCCAGAAATTGGAAAAAGTGTGCGACGGGCTCGATCAGTGGGGCAGTTCCCTACAGTGGAATCTCTATCTGATAATTTAGATGCGGCATGGACTGGAAATCTCCCTCCAGCATCTATGGTTTTCGAGGAGAATGAGATTGGATCCCCGAATCTGCTTTCCAGAAGCTCTACTCCTGGCATTGTGTCAACCTCAGCAGAACCTGCTGAAAGTAACTTTGATAGTGGTAAATCTATGGCTGAGGACATTCATACCTTACCTGCAAAAAGTCGTAGTGATGTGGACAATCCAAATAGTTGGATTGGCATGCCGTTTTCAACTCTGAATCAGTCATTTAACAAGAATTCTTCTCCAAATGCGCTGCAGCTTTTTAAGATTAGCGACTATTATCCTGTATATATCTCATCGTTGAGAGAGCTGCTATGTTGGGGTGGTGCTAGGTTGCTGCTACCCTTAGCTTCTAGTGACATTGTTGTTCCAGTTTATGACGATGAGCCTACTAGCATCATTTCATATGCTCTGGTTTCACCAGACTACAAAAATCTTATGTCAGAGGAACCTGAAAGACTATGGAAAGATTCTTTAGGATCCTCAAGTACATTATCGATTTTGGAGCCATTTAATTTGTTTTCACCTCATTCTTTTGATGAGACACCTTCCGAATCCTTAAGGACTCTTGGTTCTACGGATGAAAGCATCTTATCCTCTGGCTCGCGAAGTTTCTCAGGTTTGGACCCGCTTTTAGTTCCAAATGCGTTGCATGCCAGAATATCTTTCTCTGATGATGGCCCTCCAGGAAAGGTGAAGTATAATGTGACCTGTTATTTTGCAAAGCGGTTTGAGGCCCTGAGGAAAGCTTGCTCTGCAAGTGAGTTGGACTTTATTCGCTCTCTCAGTCGCTGTAAGAAGTGGGGTGCACAGGGAGGTAAAAGCAACGTCTTCTTTGCCAAAACATTGGATGACAGATTTATTATCAAACAGGTAACGAAGACGGAGCTAGAATCCTTTTTTAAGTTTGCCCCATCTTACTTCAAGTACTTGTCAGAATCTTTAAAGACTGGATGTCCCACTTGCCTTGCAAAGATTTTAGGCATCTATCAG GTCACATCAAAGTATCTGAAAGGAGGAAAAGAATCAAAACTCGATGTTTTGGTGATGGAGAATCTTCTTTTCAATCGTAATATCACCCAACTCTATGATCTTAAAGGATCTGCTAGATCACGCTATAATCCGGATTCAAGTGGAAACAATAAAGTTCTTCTTGATCAGAATCTCCTAGAGGCAATGCGAACTTCTCCTATTTTTTTGGGAACCAAGGCAAAACGTCTACTGGAGAGAGCAGTGTGGAATGACACTTCTTTTCTCGCC TCGATAGATGTGATGGATTACTCGCTACTTGTTGGTGTGGATGATGAAAAGCACGAGTTGGTACTTGGGATTATCGACTTCATGAGACAATACACATGGGACAAACATCTTGAAACCTGGGTAAAGGCTTCAGGCATCCTCGGAGGCCCAAAAAATGCTTCTCCCACAGTGATTTCTCCTAAGCAATATAAGAAACGATTTCGGAAAGCAATGTCTGCTTATTTTCTAATGGTGCCAGATCAGTGGTCTTCGTCAATACCAGACAGTGGCTCTATATCAGAACAATCTGAAGAAAACATACAAGAAAAGGTGCCTACAAAATCATAG
- the LOC140825815 gene encoding 1-phosphatidylinositol-3-phosphate 5-kinase FAB1B-like isoform X4: MAASSPGPSLSPSSSSLISTPSSCRTCNSGCSAGSIGYSMGPFQHVSCDIGPSPCQSEQTDSKSGRQNLATSLRRLDYVDAVDSYTEQFGSYCRSDDEDDSYPSHVSHSGAICLSTSDVCYSTINCGGDKSVYQPHEVHPNDENGDSTYNSTLFPENFESQGVDNATKLGEEEEQNDAQHGTPPVNVLNAVENESMDYENNDLLWLPPEPENDDDEREALLSDDDDANEDAGGEWGYLRSGSFGGGECRSRDRSNEEHRESMKRVVGGHFRALITQLLQAENLPVGDHNMEESWLDIITKLSWEAATFLKPDTSMGGGMDPGGYVKVKCIACGHRNESMVARGVVCKKNVAHRRMTSKISKARLLLLGGALEYQRVSNHLSSFDTLLQQEMDHLKMAVTKIDVHHPNVLLVEKSVSRYAQDYLLAKEISLVLNIKRPLLERIARCTGAQIVPSIDHLSAPKLGYCEFFHVEKFMEDLGSAGQGGKKLTKTLMFFEGCPRPLGCTVLLKGASGDELKKVKNVIHYSVFAAYHLSLETSFLADEGASLPEFHLTSPIKVALPDKPSSFERSITMVQNNNLHPTEKPQGFHQPSCQSKNNLFLDIRQSSRIVPMSETEPRGCARSANFASAVGNTDSIPLQEHISDADSYKETSGLGFRECYAAKTPLNQIGEMKGKDNLVSNHIFSPEVSRQRFGFSYAHGNKLPLHLNSYELTSLGQDSIDIHGELTSSKEEFLPSPSDHQSILVSLSTRCVWNGSVCERAHLFRIKYYGCFDKPLGRYLWDNLFDQGYRCHSCEMPSEAHIYCYTHQQGSLTISVKKLPEFLLPGEREGKIWMWHRCLRCPRTNGFPPATKRVVMSDAAWGLSFGKFLELSFSNHAAASRVASCGHSLHRDCLRFYGFGRMVACFRYAPINVHRVYLPPSKLEFNHKKQEWIQKELDEVSSKARLFFTEVLEVLPQISEKMAKRACAKAPESVQQIAELELMLQKEKEDFEESLRCIFNKEAKSGLPEIDILEINRLRRELILRTYVWDQRLIHVSRSNFLGWSNSVPQLTEKPGKSWERPTGIDVSPRLGRGFSSCDSSLENFKPDSEVAGKELGQVNSGFEIDKSVDMSLIESDIKKPDSCQCSGSSLTRKPDIPEIGKSVRRARSVGQFPTVESLSDNLDAAWTGNLPPASMVFEENEIGSPNLLSRSSTPGIVSTSAEPAESNFDSGKSMAEDIHTLPAKSRSDVDNPNSWIGMPFSTLNQSFNKNSSPNALQLFKISDYYPVYISSLRELLCWGGARLLLPLASSDIVVPVYDDEPTSIISYALVSPDYKNLMSEEPERLWKDSLGSSSTLSILEPFNLFSPHSFDETPSESLRTLGSTDESILSSGSRSFSGLDPLLVPNALHARISFSDDGPPGKVKYNVTCYFAKRFEALRKACSASELDFIRSLSRCKKWGAQGGKSNVFFAKTLDDRFIIKQVTKTELESFFKFAPSYFKYLSESLKTGCPTCLAKILGIYQVTSKYLKGGKESKLDVLVMENLLFNRNITQLYDLKGSARSRYNPDSSGNNKVLLDQNLLEAMRTSPIFLGTKAKRLLERAVWNDTSFLASIDVMDYSLLVGVDDEKHELVLGIIDFMRQYTWDKHLETWVKASGILGGPKNASPTVISPKQYKKRFRKAMSAYFLMVPDQWSSSIPDSGSISEQSEENIQEKVPTKS, translated from the exons ATGGCTGCATCAAGTCCTGGACCCAGTCTGTCTCCCTCATCCTCAAGTTTGATTAGCACTCCATCTAGTTGTCGCACCTGTAATAGTGGCTGCTCTGCTGGTTCAATTGGATATTCAATGGGACCCttccagcatgtttcatgtgatATTGGTCCAAGCCCGTGTCAGTCTGAGCAGACGGATTCTAAGTCTGGAAGGCAAAATTTGGCAACAAGCCTTAGAAGGCTTGACTATGTTGATGCTGTGGATTCTTATACCGAACAGTTTGGATCTTACTGCAG AAGTGATgatgaggatgatagctaccCTTCACATGTATCACATTCTGGGGCTATTTGCTTGAGCACTTCGGATGTGTGTTACAGTACAATCAACTGTGGGGGGGATAAAAGCGTATACCAGCCACATGAAGTGCACCCTAATGATGAAAATGGGGATTCAACTTATAATTCGACTCTGTTTCCTGAAAATTTTGAGTCGCAGGGAGTGGATAACGCGACAAAGCTTGGGGAAGAAGAAGAGCAAAATGATGCACAGCATGGCACTCCACCTGTTAATGTTTTGAATGCCGTTGAAAATGAATCTATGGATTATGAAAATAATGATCTGCTATGGTTACCTCCTGAGCCTGAAAATGACGATGACGAGAGAGAAGCTCTTttatctgatgatgatgatgctaATGAGGATGCTGGGGGAGAATGGGGTTACCTACGCTCTGGCAGCTTTGGTGGTGGAGAATGCCGAAGTAGAGATAGATCAAATGAGGAGCATCGTGAGAGTATGAAAAGAGTAGTTGGCGGGCATTTCAGAGCTTTGATAACTCAACTTCTGCAGGCTGAAAACCTACCTGTTGGCGACCATAATATGGAAGAAAGCTGGTTGGACATTATAACTAAGTTATCATGGGAAGCTGCTACTTTTCTAAAGCCAGACACAAGTATGGGCGGGGGAATGGATCCTGGAGGATATGTTAAGGTTAAGTGCATTGCTTGTGGGCATCGAAATGAGAG TATGGTTGCCAGAGGGGTCGTTTGTAAGAAAAACGTGGCTCATAGACGAATGACTTCAAAAATTTCCAAAGCACGTTTACTACTGCTTGGTGGTGCGTTGGAGTACCAACGGGTTTCTAACCATTTGTCAAGTTTTGATACTTTATTACAGCAG GAAATGGACCATTTGAAAATGGCTGTAACAAAAATTGATGTACACCACCCCAATGTTCTTTTGGTAGAAAAATCAGTTTCCAGATATGCACAAGATTATCTTCTTGCAAAAGAGATATCTCTTGTTCTTAATATCAAGAGGCCCCTTTTAGAGCGTATAGCGCGCTGCACTGGTGCACAAATAGTTCCTTCAATAGATCATCTTTCAGCTCCAAAATTAGGGTACTGTGAATTTTTCCACGTGGAAAAGTTTATGGAAGATCTTGGAAGTGCCGGTCAGGGCGGGAAAAAGTTAACAAAAACGCTGATGTTTTTTGAAGGCTGCCCTAGGCCATTGGGATGTACT GTTTTACTCAAGGGTGCCAGTGGGGATGAGTTGAAGAAAGTGAAAAATGTTATCCACTATAGTGTTTTTGCTGCCTATCACTTATCTCTAGAGACATCGTTTCTTGCTGATGAAGGTGCTTCTCTGCCAGAATTCCATTTGACATCTCCAATCAAGGTTGCACTGCCTGATAAACCCTCAAGCTTTGAAAGGTCCATAACTATGGTACAGAACAACAATCTTCATCCTACTGAAAAACCTCAAGGGTTCCATCAGCCTAGCTGTCAGTCTAAGAACAACCTGTTTCTTGATATCAGACAATCGTCTAGAATAGTTCCCATGTCTGAGACAGAGCCTCGAGGCTGTGCTCGAAGTGCCAATTTTGCATCTGCCGTGGGTAATACTGACTCTATACCTCTGCAGGAGCATATCTCTGATGCTGATTCCTACAAGGAGACAAGTGGTCTGGGTTTCAGAGAATGTTATGCAGCTAAAACGCCTTTGAATCAAATAGGTGAAATGAAGGGAAAAGATAATCTAGTTTCTAACCACATTTTCAGCCCAGAGGTTTCTAGACAGAGATTTGGCTTTTCTTATGCTCATGGAAATAAACTGCCTTTGCATTTGAACAGTTATGAATTGACATCTTTGGGACAGGATAGCATTGATATTCATGGGGAGTTAACATCGTCGAAGGAAGAGTTTCTTCCCTCACCATCTGATCATCAGAGCATTCTGGTCTCTCTTTCGACAAGATGTGTGTGGAATGGAAGTGTATGTGAGCGTGCTCATCTGTTTCGAATCAAATACTATGGATGCTTTGATAAACCTTTGGGTCGATATCTTTGGGATAATTTGTTTGACCAG GGATACCGGTGTCACTCATGTGAAATGCCATCAGAAGCACATATTTATTGCTATACTCATCAACAAGGCAGCCTTACAATTTCTGTAAAAAAGCTTCCAGAATTCCTTTTGCCTGGTGAGCGAGAAGGAAAGATTTGGATGTGGCATCGGTGCCTACGTTGTCCGAGGACCAATGGTTTTCCTCCTGCCACCAAAAGAGTGGTTATGTCAGATGCTGCCTGGGGTTTATCTTTTGGAAAATTTTTGGAACTTAGTTTTTCAAATCATGCTGCTGCAAGCAGGGTTGCTAGCTGTGGTCATTCTCTTCATAGAGATTGTCTTCGATTTTATGG TTTCGGGAGGATGGTAGCATGCTTCCGGTATGCTCCCATCAATGTTCATCGTGTTTATCTCCCACCCTCAAAACTTGAATTTAATCATAAAAAACAGGAGTGGATACAGAAAGAACTCGACGAG GTCAGCAGCAAGGCACGTCTTTTTTTCACTGAGGTATTGGAAGTTCTGCCTCAAATATCTGAAAAAATGGCTAAACGAGCTTGCGCGAAAGCACCTGAATCAGTTCAGCAGATTGCAGAACTGGAATTGATGCTTCAGAAGGAAAAGGAAGATTTTGAG GAGTCACTGCGGTGCATTTTCAACAAGGAGGCTAAATCTGGTCTGCCGGAAATTGACATTCTTGAGATCAACAGACTCAGAAGGGAGTTAATTTTGCGCACTTACGTCTGGGACCAGCGTTTGATACATGTTTCTAGATCTAATTTTCTAGGTTGGAGCAACTCAGTACCACAGCTGACAGAGAAGCCTGGCAAATCATGGGAAAGACCAACTGGGATAGATGTGTCTCCCAGGTTAGGGAGAGGCTTCAGTAGCTGTGATTCTTCTCTTGAAAATTTTAAGCCTGATAGCGAAGTTGCTGGGAAAGAGCTTGGCCAAGTCAACTCAGGTTTTGAGATTGATAAATCAGTAGACATGAGTTTGATTGAGAGCGATATAAAGAAACCTGACAGTTGTCAATGTTCTGGCTCAAGTTTGACAAGGAAGCCAGACATCCCAGAAATTGGAAAAAGTGTGCGACGGGCTCGATCAGTGGGGCAGTTCCCTACAGTGGAATCTCTATCTGATAATTTAGATGCGGCATGGACTGGAAATCTCCCTCCAGCATCTATGGTTTTCGAGGAGAATGAGATTGGATCCCCGAATCTGCTTTCCAGAAGCTCTACTCCTGGCATTGTGTCAACCTCAGCAGAACCTGCTGAAAGTAACTTTGATAGTGGTAAATCTATGGCTGAGGACATTCATACCTTACCTGCAAAAAGTCGTAGTGATGTGGACAATCCAAATAGTTGGATTGGCATGCCGTTTTCAACTCTGAATCAGTCATTTAACAAGAATTCTTCTCCAAATGCGCTGCAGCTTTTTAAGATTAGCGACTATTATCCTGTATATATCTCATCGTTGAGAGAGCTGCTATGTTGGGGTGGTGCTAGGTTGCTGCTACCCTTAGCTTCTAGTGACATTGTTGTTCCAGTTTATGACGATGAGCCTACTAGCATCATTTCATATGCTCTGGTTTCACCAGACTACAAAAATCTTATGTCAGAGGAACCTGAAAGACTATGGAAAGATTCTTTAGGATCCTCAAGTACATTATCGATTTTGGAGCCATTTAATTTGTTTTCACCTCATTCTTTTGATGAGACACCTTCCGAATCCTTAAGGACTCTTGGTTCTACGGATGAAAGCATCTTATCCTCTGGCTCGCGAAGTTTCTCAGGTTTGGACCCGCTTTTAGTTCCAAATGCGTTGCATGCCAGAATATCTTTCTCTGATGATGGCCCTCCAGGAAAGGTGAAGTATAATGTGACCTGTTATTTTGCAAAGCGGTTTGAGGCCCTGAGGAAAGCTTGCTCTGCAAGTGAGTTGGACTTTATTCGCTCTCTCAGTCGCTGTAAGAAGTGGGGTGCACAGGGAGGTAAAAGCAACGTCTTCTTTGCCAAAACATTGGATGACAGATTTATTATCAAACAGGTAACGAAGACGGAGCTAGAATCCTTTTTTAAGTTTGCCCCATCTTACTTCAAGTACTTGTCAGAATCTTTAAAGACTGGATGTCCCACTTGCCTTGCAAAGATTTTAGGCATCTATCAG GTCACATCAAAGTATCTGAAAGGAGGAAAAGAATCAAAACTCGATGTTTTGGTGATGGAGAATCTTCTTTTCAATCGTAATATCACCCAACTCTATGATCTTAAAGGATCTGCTAGATCACGCTATAATCCGGATTCAAGTGGAAACAATAAAGTTCTTCTTGATCAGAATCTCCTAGAGGCAATGCGAACTTCTCCTATTTTTTTGGGAACCAAGGCAAAACGTCTACTGGAGAGAGCAGTGTGGAATGACACTTCTTTTCTCGCC TCGATAGATGTGATGGATTACTCGCTACTTGTTGGTGTGGATGATGAAAAGCACGAGTTGGTACTTGGGATTATCGACTTCATGAGACAATACACATGGGACAAACATCTTGAAACCTGGGTAAAGGCTTCAGGCATCCTCGGAGGCCCAAAAAATGCTTCTCCCACAGTGATTTCTCCTAAGCAATATAAGAAACGATTTCGGAAAGCAATGTCTGCTTATTTTCTAATGGTGCCAGATCAGTGGTCTTCGTCAATACCAGACAGTGGCTCTATATCAGAACAATCTGAAGAAAACATACAAGAAAAGGTGCCTACAAAATCATAG